In Cryptomeria japonica chromosome 10, Sugi_1.0, whole genome shotgun sequence, a genomic segment contains:
- the LOC131040866 gene encoding glycine-rich cell wall structural protein 2-like, with amino-acid sequence MDMLGVGVDGTFGVLGEEEGEGGGRGVIEGVGVGENDGGGEGGGVMEGVGMGDDDGGFGVLGEGEGEGEGEGEGGVIEGEGEGEGEGEGEGEGVGVGVGVGVGVGVGDDAGGFGEGEGDGGGLEGEGEGEGRVIEGEGEGEGEGEGEGEGEGEGGVMEGVGVGDDAGGFGKGEGEGGGGLEGEGAGDGT; translated from the coding sequence ATGGATATGCTAGGTGTGGGTGTTGATGGAACATTTGGAGTACTTGGTGAAGAGGAAGgtgaaggaggaggaagaggagttATTGAAGGTGTGGGGGTGGGTGAAAATGAtggtggaggagagggaggaggagtTATGGAAGGTGTGGGTAtgggtgatgatgatggaggattTGGTGTGCTTGGCGAAGGGGAAGGGGAAGGGGAAGGGGAAGGAGAGGGAGGAGTTATAGAAGGTGAAGGTGAAGGTGAAGGTGAAGGTGAAGGTGAGGGTgagggtgtgggtgtgggtgtgggtgtgggtgtgggtgtgggtgtgggtgaTGATGCTGGAGGATTTGGTGAAGGGGAGGGAGACGGAGGAGGATTAGAAGGGGAAGGTGAAGGAGAGGGAAGAGTTATAGAAGGTGAAGGTGAAGGTGAAGGTGAAGGTGAAGGTGAAGGTGAAGGTGAGGGTGAGGGAGGAGTTATGGAAGGCGTGGGTGTGGGTGATGATGCTGGAGGATTTGGTAAAGGGGAGGGCGAAGGAGGAGGAGGATTAGAAGGGGAAGGAGCAGGTGATGGCACATAA